The genomic window AACTAATGAACCTAAAATATTAGCCTTGATATATTCTGGATGCTTTTTTAAAACAGGTTTTAGAGTATCTAACACTGTAAATGCAGCCTCTTGAAATTCTGGTTGATTAGGATCTCTGTGAGTAATTGTTTCCTTTAGATCTTTAATATAAGCTTCAACGTCTGCCATAAAAATACCTACCTTTTTTAAATAAGAGTTCATCCAATATTTAACGTTTAGTAATTAAATAAATAGATTGGTATCATTATAGCACTTTATTAAAATATGTGACTTTATATTAAAAATAAACTAATGTTAGTTTAAATTGACACTGTGTCACTTTTTATTTATCATGTGATTAATGACAAGGCGTCAACAAGGAGAAAAGCTATGGTATCAACAACATTTATTGATTTGAATTCTGATAAAAAGAATAAGATCACTTCCGCAATCTTAAAAGAATTTTCTACACATTCCCTTTCAGATGCAAAAGTTTCTCGGATCGTAGCAGATTCTGGAATTGCTCGAGGAGCGTTTTACAAATATTTTGAAGATCTAAATGATGCCTATAGTTATATTTACCACTTGGCGATTCAAGATATCCACGCTGATTTTAAACATGAACCTGGTATCCACTACCCGACAGAAAAGTATGTCGATGAAGTGACTAGCTTCGTCAATCAAGTTCACAGCAGCCAATATTTTGATCTGACCAAAATGCATATCACTACCAACGAGGCTCTTGTTGAGCATCAACAAAGACAACAGATCGAACAAGTCTTGCTTCAAGCACATGTTGACCCTGTCACATGGGGTATTGCGACCTTAACCCACGAAACTATAAAACTAGTTTTGCTATATCCAGAATCGCAAGATTTTCTATTAAAAAGATATTCTGATGCAATTGAAAAGTTGAATATCCAGGAGGACGACTAATGTATTTAGCGTTGAAAGAAATCAAACATGAAAAATTACGTTATGGTTTGATCATTGCCATGATCGTCTTGATCAGTTATTTGATTTTCGTCTTAACCAGCTTGGCCTTAGGCCTAGCCGACGAAAATACTCAAGCTATCGATTCTTGGGATGCAGAAAGCATTGTCTTGAATAAAGATTCAAATATTAGTTTAGGTCAATCACTGATCACTAACGAACAAAACGACCAAATGAAATTGACTAATAAGGATGCCTACTTAGGTCAAGCTTCCGTTGTTGCAAAATCGACTGGCCATGAACAATTATCGGCTCAGTATCTCGGTATCCAAAAGAATCAATTTATCGACAAAAGTTTAAAGCTCTCGGCTGGTCACAAACCAACTAATGACCGTGAAGTCGTAGCTGATACGCAGTTTCAACAAAGTGGCTATAAACTTGGCGATACGGTCAAACTGAATTCACTATCAGGCAAATATAAAATTGTCGGCTTTACGAAAAATGCCAAGTTAAACGTGGCCCCAGTACTTTACGGAACGCTCAATGGTTGGCAAACCATCAAAAACATTGGTCCTAACTTCAAAGCCAGTGCCATCGTTTCAAAAAATAATTCTACTAAAGTTGGCGACACAAATTTGAAGAGTTACTCAATGTCGACCTTCATCAATAAACTACCAGGATATTCAGCACAAAACTCAACCTTTACCTTCATGATCGCCTTTTTAATGATCATTTCATTGATCGTTATCGCTGTCTTCCTATATATCCTAACTATCCAAAAGATCCCTAATTACGCCGTCTTACGTGCCCAAGGTATTCCTGCTAAAGTGCTGATCAATACCACGATCGGTCAATCGATCATTCTAGTTATCGGAGGATTAGCAATTGGTTCGATCTTCACGATCTTGACTGCGGTCGGAATCCCAACTAGCGTGCCAATGAACTTTAATCTGCCACTACTATCCTTAGTGGCTCTGGGCTTAGTAGTAACTAGTATTCTCGGTGCAATCATCCCTGTTAGAACCATCCTAAAAGTAGATCCTGTTTCAGTTATCGGAGGCTAAATTATGGCAACTATTGAACTATCAAATATTAATAAAATTTTTGGAAGCGGCTTGAGTCGAGTCCAAGTATTGAACGATGTTAACTTCAAAGCTAATAAGGGCGAACTAGTCTTAGTTCTAGGACCATCCGGCTCAG from Companilactobacillus sp. includes these protein-coding regions:
- a CDS encoding TetR/AcrR family transcriptional regulator, whose amino-acid sequence is MVSTTFIDLNSDKKNKITSAILKEFSTHSLSDAKVSRIVADSGIARGAFYKYFEDLNDAYSYIYHLAIQDIHADFKHEPGIHYPTEKYVDEVTSFVNQVHSSQYFDLTKMHITTNEALVEHQQRQQIEQVLLQAHVDPVTWGIATLTHETIKLVLLYPESQDFLLKRYSDAIEKLNIQEDD
- a CDS encoding ABC transporter permease is translated as MYLALKEIKHEKLRYGLIIAMIVLISYLIFVLTSLALGLADENTQAIDSWDAESIVLNKDSNISLGQSLITNEQNDQMKLTNKDAYLGQASVVAKSTGHEQLSAQYLGIQKNQFIDKSLKLSAGHKPTNDREVVADTQFQQSGYKLGDTVKLNSLSGKYKIVGFTKNAKLNVAPVLYGTLNGWQTIKNIGPNFKASAIVSKNNSTKVGDTNLKSYSMSTFINKLPGYSAQNSTFTFMIAFLMIISLIVIAVFLYILTIQKIPNYAVLRAQGIPAKVLINTTIGQSIILVIGGLAIGSIFTILTAVGIPTSVPMNFNLPLLSLVALGLVVTSILGAIIPVRTILKVDPVSVIGG